Below is a window of Onychostoma macrolepis isolate SWU-2019 chromosome 06, ASM1243209v1, whole genome shotgun sequence DNA.
atgacaaaaataattaaactgaaaaacaaactatAGAAATTTTTCAACTTGGTGATATGACTTTAAATGCATCTGTTAAATAACACGATGAACAAAACATTTGCCTAGTGAGCCGGTCTGTCTAGTGAAACGGCTTTCATGAGACTCACCCTGCTAGTGAAAAAACACTACGGTAATTGTATTTGCTTAACCACCAATTCCGCCCCAAAAATGCATGTTTATCTGCCATAGAACGGACCTGCTTGGAAAAAACAGTGGGCAAAAAACATGATTGATCCACACAGCTGTTCTGAGGTTGTTTATAGTGTGTCACTGTcaaacaaaagatgatatttcacatgtacacacacagcTGCTCGATGTTGATCATTAGAAACTTTATTGAATTAAAAGTGGAGACAGCATTTGAGCTAACTCAGCAGTGCAGAAGCATGCCTCCAGCTCAAGTTGCGTGACAAAATTCATCTGGCGTCTATCCGCTTAACACTTGGATTCATACTGATTATTGACACATGAACAGAAACCCAAAATCGCAATatacaaacacgcacacacattatCATCTACCCCTTTGGAAAAATTCAGCATCCAGAAATGAAATAATGTGCACCGAACACAACGAGAATGGAACCCATGCAAGCTTCAGACGCCCCTGCGAGGAGATTCAAGTCAGGGTTTGTTACGGGTTACAGCGGAGAGCGGTTGTCAACGTGGGTATAAAGAATCGAAACTTCCCAGCATTCCAGGCGGCTTTTGTATTCACAGTCCGGATGTGTCCGTGCAGAAACCCGAGTCTAGGTGCCCACGATGTTGGGGTCGTGTGCTGAGTCCGGCAGTGGAGAATCGTGGCAGTGGTACAGAAAGCAGTTTCCCCAGCAGCTGTAGCAGATGAGGAACAACGCCGCCAGGAAGACTAAGGCACAAATGGTACATGGCTTCCTCTCCAACAGGAAGCTGAGCAGGTAGAAGCCCATGAACATGGAGTGGTTGAACCACAGGGCCGGATTTAAGGGTTTGGGGATCAGGAGGACCGGGAGTAACCACTGGAGGCAGTACATGGTCACTGCGTGTTGGGCCGCCTCGTATTAGCTCAGATATCCGACGTGACGCTACACAATCACAAATCCCTTGTGTATCTGCGAGGGATTAGACGCGGTGTCCAAATACCAGGCGAGGCCTTTggaaaaggagagagaaagagaaaaccaTTTAATACGCACAATTCCTAGCTCGTCTTACACCACCTTACAAGGCGCCGAGGTCAAAGCATGCgtgtattttaagaaatttagCTATTTATAGTTGCTGGCCTTCAGTTCTACATGACAACAGTCTAACTTCTATCTACAAAACATGACAACACCGTTATTTAAGTCATCTTTGACTAGTTAAACACTCAATTCAATTAATGTATAAGAGGAAGATTTAACAGACCGATAGTGGAACTTTAATAACTCTGCATACATACaagaaaaatagtaaaaattacagatttctatgatcaaattaattttttttaaagaaaatagtgTATTTTAGACTGACATTTCTTACACCGTTTACATCAATAATTGTTAATAAACTACAATCACAGGTAAGAATTTGGTAATTAGTgtgattattataattaattatggACAAGGCCAATATTTCAGATtgtgttttgattgtttttatactTTGCACATCcctaaacattttacatttatgctgAAGAGCTCAAATCTAACGTTAGCCTAAATATTCCTCGCTCATTAATCGTATGCTCAACATTAAAGCTATGTTTTTAATAACTCTGCATACATTTAACAGGTTTATGGGTGGGTGgttgtataatataaaaatgcaaaacatttagATATCTAGTAAAAAGTGTCGTTTTTGGGAAAATAACGTTAATAGTTTCCCCATGTACGTTAGACTGACGCTCCGTATACTGTTTACACAAATAATCGAGAATAAACTACCAAAGACAAagaaatttgaaattattttcacattatACGTTAATTATTTAGGGACATCAAATCAAGTACAAGTggtttgattttttaaatacttcaCGCCCctgaacattttaaatatatgctgaATTTCCCTAGACTGACATTCCTTACATTGTTTACACGAATGACCGACAAAactacaaaagaaagaaatctagCAGTTAGTGTGACTTTATACTTAATTATGGGCATTTTATATTTcagctgttgtttttaaattgtcatcAATACAAAACagatataaacaataaaaacattgtgatGTTAGCGCGTTGGCTAACCGGATATCTAGCATGTGGCTAGGTGTTAGCACAAAAATAAACCTTCCGAACACATGTGTGAAAATATATGATCGTGGCAGTCTCAAATAGGCAAGATTTAAAGCGTAAAAGGCTGAAATAATCGTGTTCAGACCTGCCATTCTTTAAATCCAATCCCGATCTCGCATACAAGCCGTCGCCATTGAGTTCGTTTAGGTGATTGCGTATATTTGTGGAACTCTAAGGACCCAACCGACGGCTGGTGTCCCACACAtgcctgattaaaaaaaaatcatatagcTTACTGTTTCTCTCTGAAAGATGCAAATGataaaagattaatttttagtcttacatttatttcatgcatggCCTTTTACCAAAGTATTGTACTGATATCAAGGTACTGATATCAGGTTGCATTGTATGAATATGATATTATTTACATGGTTTTCCAATTCCATTtatgtgtaaaatataattGCTATTTTACTGTGTACcaaataccatggtactatTGTACCAGTCTTGTCCACCAGttactaaataaaaactgaataaagGTTGTTTGTCATTAAAGTAGTTGTGCTTAATGTAACTGCAatattgaaagaaagaaaaaaaaagtgtatctTTGGTAATAATGCATACTACTGTCTGAGTTTTGCTGACATATGCCCACACATTGATGCCCTTGGTCCACCACCTGGTttttagtgcttataaagcatgCATTTGTGCTTC
It encodes the following:
- the blcap gene encoding bladder cancer-associated protein; translated protein: MYCLQWLLPVLLIPKPLNPALWFNHSMFMGFYLLSFLLERKPCTICALVFLAALFLICYSCWGNCFLYHCHDSPLPDSAHDPNIVGT